Part of the Bacteroidia bacterium genome is shown below.
TTATGCCTATAATATCTAAACGAGGGGAGTTAATGCCGCCATCTCCAATCCGAAAACTGGTAGCGTATGCAGAAGCAGCGAAAAAGCGCGGAATAAAAGTTTACCACTTGAATATCGGTCAGCCAGATATAACCACACCGGAAGGATTTTGGAATGCAGTACAAAATGCTCATTTAAAAGTACTTGAATACAGCCATTCCGCCGGAAACGAAAGCTATCGCAGAAAACTAACCGAATATTATGCAAAACACCATATCGAACTAACTCATGAACAAATTTTGGTTACAACAGGAGGTTCGGAAGCTATTCGTTTTGCATTTATGGCTTGCCTAAATCCGGGGGACGAAGTGATAATCCCCGAACCATTTTATGCTAACTATAACAGTTTTGCGATAGAAGCCGGAGTTAAAATCGTTCCGATAACTACTTATTTGGAAAATGACTTTGCCCTGCCGGATGCCGCAACCTTTGCCCGCTTGATAACCCCAAAAACAAAGGCAATTCTAATCAACAATCCCTCAAACCCTACTGGAAAACTTTATTCTAAGCAGGAATTAGAGGCTTTGCAGGAACTCGTTATTGCCCATGATTTGTATTTATTTGCAGATGAGGTTTACAAAGAGTTCTGCTATGACGGGAAGACGTTTTTTTCGGTACTGCAATTACCGGCTTTGTCTAATCATGTGGTGATGGTAGATTCTGTTTCAAAGCGTTATTCGGCCTGCGGAGCGCGAATAGGTGCTTTTATCACCCGAAATAAAGATGTTTATGCAGCGGCTTTAAAGTTTGCTCAAGCGCGTTTATCGCCTCCAACGTTGGAGCAGATTGGCTCAGAAGCTTGTATAGACACACCGGATAGCTATTTTGAAGAGGTTA
Proteins encoded:
- a CDS encoding pyridoxal phosphate-dependent aminotransferase, which gives rise to MPIISKRGELMPPSPIRKLVAYAEAAKKRGIKVYHLNIGQPDITTPEGFWNAVQNAHLKVLEYSHSAGNESYRRKLTEYYAKHHIELTHEQILVTTGGSEAIRFAFMACLNPGDEVIIPEPFYANYNSFAIEAGVKIVPITTYLENDFALPDAATFARLITPKTKAILINNPSNPTGKLYSKQELEALQELVIAHDLYLFADEVYKEFCYDGKTFFSVLQLPALSNHVVMVDSVSKRYSACGARIGAFITRNKDVYAAALKFAQARLSPPTLEQIGSEACIDTPDSYFEEVIGAYVSRRNLVVDALRKIPGVKCPQASGAFYLTVQLPITDSDHFCQWILESFDYKGATVMLAPATGFYATQGLGKKEVRIAYVLNESDLHQAIECLQAALEKYPHKTN